In one Prosthecochloris aestuarii DSM 271 genomic region, the following are encoded:
- the cas6 gene encoding CRISPR-associated endoribonuclease Cas6, protein MRITLQLSHRSRHLTLPVNINHLVSSLIYNIVSNSSSEFAEKLHEQGYRLEKRTFKLFTFSPLIPAGHRRWRMNGDGTMTTDAQSVSLLISSGKAEFVEHLVVGLLHQPLVQIGAQRFRVETVKKLDPPQLSDDMACIMMSPLVCSAKRDGDKYPRFLLQDDEEFERVLLENLLGKYEAMHGKPYEGRAELHFDVAKEYIERRNGAITKLITLKEGSPDETKVRGTLAPFRLRVARPLMEVGYDCGFGGLNAQGFGMVKMSNLTS, encoded by the coding sequence ATGCGCATAACCCTCCAACTCTCCCACCGCTCCCGCCACCTCACCCTGCCGGTGAATATCAATCACCTGGTATCATCCCTTATCTACAACATTGTCTCGAACAGCTCCAGCGAGTTTGCAGAGAAGCTTCATGAGCAGGGTTACAGGCTGGAGAAGCGGACGTTCAAGCTGTTTACGTTTTCGCCGCTGATTCCGGCGGGTCACCGGCGGTGGCGGATGAACGGGGACGGGACGATGACGACGGATGCGCAGAGCGTGTCGCTTTTGATTTCCTCAGGGAAAGCTGAGTTTGTGGAACATCTGGTTGTGGGGCTTTTGCATCAGCCGTTGGTGCAGATCGGGGCTCAGCGATTCAGGGTCGAGACGGTCAAGAAGCTTGATCCACCACAACTCTCCGACGATATGGCGTGTATCATGATGTCGCCTCTGGTCTGTTCGGCGAAACGTGATGGTGATAAGTACCCCCGGTTCCTGCTGCAGGATGACGAAGAGTTTGAACGGGTGCTGCTGGAGAACCTGCTGGGCAAGTACGAGGCCATGCATGGCAAGCCCTATGAAGGACGTGCAGAACTTCATTTCGACGTTGCGAAAGAATATATCGAGCGAAGGAATGGCGCTATCACGAAACTGATCACCCTGAAAGAGGGCTCACCCGACGAGACGAAAGTTCGTGGGACGCTTGCGCCGTTCCGGCTGCGCGTCGCACGGCCTCTGATGGAGGTCGGCTATGACTGCGGCTTCGGGGGTCTGAACGCACAGGGGTTCGGCATGGTGAAAATGAGTAACCTTACCTCTTGA
- a CDS encoding class I SAM-dependent methyltransferase, translated as MTHPVLDRQQVRDLYEELGCDYDIMKIACSLGGEAFHFFSVRDSYELLDRISPEEFVKDEQMPYWAEIWPSSLALSRFIIEELDLRDKPVIEIGAGVGVVSIAAARKGGKVLSTDYSEEALRFIALNARANNVELQCSQLDWRCIRISKQFDLLFAADVLYERVNLLPIIHAIDRLLAPGGSAWIADPRRRLTEQFLDLAFENGFSVSSFARSFELNGHVTQVNIYRISRSLSGE; from the coding sequence ATGACGCATCCTGTACTGGATCGCCAGCAGGTCCGTGATTTGTATGAAGAGCTTGGCTGCGACTATGATATTATGAAGATCGCCTGTTCTCTGGGGGGCGAAGCGTTTCATTTTTTCAGTGTTCGCGACAGTTACGAGCTGCTCGACAGAATTTCGCCCGAGGAGTTTGTCAAGGATGAGCAGATGCCCTATTGGGCCGAGATCTGGCCATCCTCGCTTGCCTTGTCCCGCTTTATTATCGAAGAGCTCGATCTTCGTGATAAACCGGTTATCGAGATAGGCGCCGGCGTCGGTGTGGTCAGTATTGCCGCAGCACGCAAGGGGGGCAAAGTTCTCTCGACGGACTACTCTGAAGAGGCGTTGCGCTTTATTGCTCTCAATGCGCGAGCCAACAATGTCGAACTGCAATGCAGTCAGCTGGACTGGCGCTGCATACGAATTTCAAAACAGTTTGATCTGTTGTTTGCCGCAGATGTGCTCTATGAGCGAGTTAATCTTCTGCCTATCATTCACGCTATTGATCGACTTCTGGCTCCCGGCGGGAGCGCCTGGATCGCTGATCCCCGGCGGCGTCTGACCGAGCAGTTTCTCGATCTGGCCTTTGAAAACGGTTTTTCTGTTTCTTCTTTTGCCAGAAGTTTTGAGCTGAACGGCCATGTGACACAGGTCAATATTTACAGGATTTCAAGAAGCCTGAGCGGAGAATAA
- a CDS encoding ABC transporter permease, giving the protein MLLYIFRRLLVAVPLIFGVLTLTFFIIRLAPGDPAAFFIQPGISPNVAEQIREQYGLNDPVYIQYFKWLANIFQGDFGRSFSRAQQPVVEVIAQALPITVTIALLTLIANFVLGIAIGVISAVRQNSVLDRVLTVTALFFYSMPEFWFALMMIIIFALKLQIFPASGLNEVGAEFLGPVGFVLDRIWHLVLPVTVLSINGAAGIARYVRGSMLEVIRQDYIRTARAKGLPEKVVVLKHALRNALLPVITLIGGSLPFIFSGALFIEVIFAFPGMGRVTVEAIFARDYPLIIANTFISGTLIIFGNLLADVLYAVVDPRIKL; this is encoded by the coding sequence ATGCTGCTCTATATCTTCAGAAGACTGCTGGTGGCTGTTCCCCTGATTTTCGGTGTTCTCACCCTGACCTTTTTTATTATCAGGCTTGCCCCGGGCGATCCCGCTGCATTTTTCATTCAGCCGGGAATCAGTCCCAATGTCGCCGAGCAGATCAGAGAGCAATATGGTCTGAATGATCCTGTTTACATCCAGTACTTCAAATGGCTTGCCAATATTTTTCAGGGAGATTTCGGCAGAAGTTTCAGCCGCGCGCAGCAGCCTGTCGTGGAGGTTATCGCCCAGGCGCTTCCGATAACGGTCACCATAGCACTGTTGACGCTTATTGCCAATTTTGTCCTTGGAATCGCCATCGGTGTCATTTCAGCAGTCAGGCAGAACAGCGTGCTTGACCGGGTTCTCACCGTCACAGCACTGTTTTTCTATTCCATGCCCGAGTTCTGGTTTGCGCTGATGATGATTATCATCTTTGCCCTGAAACTGCAGATCTTTCCAGCTTCAGGATTGAATGAAGTCGGCGCCGAATTTCTTGGCCCGGTCGGTTTTGTTCTGGACAGGATCTGGCATCTGGTGCTTCCCGTCACGGTGTTGAGCATTAACGGCGCCGCAGGCATCGCCAGGTATGTCAGAGGCAGTATGCTCGAGGTGATCCGTCAGGATTATATCAGAACCGCAAGGGCAAAAGGACTTCCTGAAAAGGTTGTCGTACTCAAACACGCATTGCGCAACGCGCTTCTTCCGGTCATTACGCTCATCGGCGGCTCACTGCCGTTTATTTTCAGCGGCGCGTTGTTTATTGAGGTGATTTTCGCCTTTCCCGGAATGGGGCGGGTCACCGTTGAGGCAATTTTTGCCAGGGATTATCCGTTAATTATTGCCAATACCTTTATTTCAGGTACGCTTATCATCTTTGGCAACCTGCTTGCAGATGTTCTGTATGCGGTTGTCGATCCAAGAATCAAGCTGTAA
- a CDS encoding tetratricopeptide repeat protein → MLILLYRLIVPSRCAFGAEPEKPASNAAVESISTRDYLVEGLLCAAKGDYQSALEAYGLVLAREPHAGAASYASAQAWIGLDQLDSARHYSSIAVESDPSNKYYRGMLAAIYHEQKSYELAAREFQTLSELDPSNITVLYSLAQSYLSAGEGGKALKVYLRILRFDPSDERTLSRILWLELKLHQYREAIATLRSLIRQVPDNQKLRLTLGELYLQIDEPQKAIEIFEALARDHPAFLPAWVDLLGVRAEQGDPLRFQECLNRYYSLDHVTLNQKIELARLFMIRSELDGIYTAPALVMLERIASEEPDNLNVLLMRAMLYSRQERYQEAREGLTRVLELDSSKVHAWEELASSYMAGNQYHHVLYTIRKAREVLNPLTLRLQVLDGYALFRSGLYEEASRVLNDALGFVNKESRQWLLIQLHMTRAMNYEKLMDMDKSRQAYIAVLDIDPENPLALNNLAYMMAESGGDLDKALEYALKAVAEEPDNPVFLDTLGWVYAQRGEYDNAKGYLEKAVQQKPDEPEIYQHLSEVYKALGDEEKAEAYRQKAGE, encoded by the coding sequence ATGCTGATACTGCTGTACAGACTGATCGTGCCAAGCCGCTGTGCTTTCGGGGCGGAGCCGGAAAAGCCTGCTTCGAATGCCGCAGTTGAGAGCATAAGCACCAGAGATTATCTTGTAGAGGGCCTGCTCTGTGCTGCGAAAGGTGATTACCAGAGTGCTCTGGAAGCCTACGGATTAGTCCTGGCTCGGGAGCCCCATGCCGGAGCAGCAAGCTATGCATCAGCTCAGGCCTGGATCGGTCTTGATCAGCTCGATTCAGCAAGGCACTACAGCAGCATAGCCGTTGAATCAGACCCGTCCAACAAGTATTATCGCGGCATGCTTGCCGCCATCTATCATGAGCAGAAGTCCTATGAGCTTGCAGCAAGAGAGTTTCAGACGCTTTCGGAGCTTGACCCTTCCAACATAACCGTTTTGTATTCGCTCGCGCAGTCATACCTCTCCGCCGGAGAGGGGGGAAAAGCGCTCAAGGTCTACCTGCGAATACTCAGGTTTGACCCTTCCGATGAGCGGACGCTCTCGCGCATCCTCTGGCTTGAATTGAAACTCCATCAGTACAGGGAAGCAATTGCCACCCTGCGTTCACTCATCAGGCAGGTGCCCGATAATCAGAAACTGAGGCTGACCCTCGGTGAACTCTATCTTCAGATCGATGAGCCGCAAAAGGCGATCGAGATCTTTGAGGCCCTTGCGAGGGATCATCCTGCATTTCTTCCTGCATGGGTCGATCTGCTCGGCGTCCGGGCCGAGCAGGGTGACCCGCTTCGTTTTCAGGAGTGTCTCAACCGTTATTACTCGCTTGACCATGTGACCCTGAATCAGAAAATAGAGCTTGCCAGACTCTTTATGATTCGTTCAGAACTTGACGGTATCTATACTGCTCCTGCATTGGTCATGCTTGAGCGGATCGCTTCTGAGGAACCAGACAATCTCAATGTGCTCCTGATGCGCGCCATGCTCTATAGCCGGCAGGAGCGATATCAGGAAGCAAGAGAGGGTTTAACCAGGGTTCTTGAACTCGATTCCTCAAAAGTACATGCCTGGGAAGAACTTGCATCCTCTTATATGGCCGGAAATCAATACCATCACGTCCTCTACACCATCCGCAAGGCCCGTGAAGTGCTCAACCCCCTTACGCTCCGGTTGCAGGTACTCGACGGCTATGCGCTGTTCCGCTCAGGTCTCTACGAGGAGGCCTCGCGGGTGCTCAACGATGCGCTTGGGTTCGTAAATAAGGAATCGCGTCAATGGCTTCTTATTCAGCTCCATATGACCAGGGCGATGAATTATGAAAAACTCATGGATATGGACAAAAGCCGGCAGGCCTATATCGCCGTGCTCGATATCGATCCTGAAAACCCCCTTGCATTGAACAACCTGGCCTATATGATGGCAGAAAGCGGAGGAGACCTCGATAAGGCCCTGGAATATGCGTTGAAAGCCGTCGCCGAAGAGCCCGACAATCCCGTATTTCTCGATACCCTCGGATGGGTCTACGCTCAGAGAGGAGAGTATGACAACGCAAAAGGCTATCTCGAAAAGGCAGTCCAGCAAAAGCCCGACGAACCCGAGATCTATCAGCATCTGTCAGAGGTTTACAAAGCGCTTGGCGATGAGGAGAAAGCAGAAGCGTATCGGCAAAAGGCAGGGGAGTAG
- a CDS encoding class I SAM-dependent methyltransferase produces MNNPWLDISLSDYESHMSLPTVDQEVMTATEFSRIVSQFTPESVAVIGCAGGNGFDAIPASTRRVVGVDINKSYVARAAERYEKRIPGIEFHRADVQSDPLSFDPVELIYASLVFEYVSLPETLENLARVCLPGGHLVTLLQQPSTTMTALTPSPYTSIQSLSQIMRLVPPSECAEYAASAGFTLESEKRVTIKSGKSFLVQIYRKQEHSSPGQG; encoded by the coding sequence ATGAATAATCCCTGGTTAGATATCTCTCTTTCAGACTATGAATCGCACATGTCTCTGCCAACGGTCGACCAGGAGGTCATGACCGCCACCGAATTTTCAAGGATAGTATCGCAGTTCACTCCGGAGTCGGTAGCAGTCATCGGCTGTGCCGGGGGTAACGGCTTTGATGCCATTCCTGCCTCAACAAGGCGCGTGGTGGGCGTTGATATCAACAAAAGCTATGTGGCTCGTGCAGCAGAACGTTATGAAAAGCGCATTCCAGGCATTGAATTCCATAGAGCAGACGTTCAGTCCGATCCACTCTCATTTGACCCGGTAGAACTTATTTATGCCTCCCTTGTCTTCGAGTATGTGTCGCTTCCTGAAACATTGGAAAATCTCGCTCGGGTGTGCCTTCCAGGAGGTCACCTGGTCACCCTGCTTCAGCAGCCGTCCACCACAATGACCGCGCTGACCCCTTCGCCCTATACCAGCATTCAATCACTCTCCCAGATCATGCGACTTGTGCCACCATCTGAATGTGCGGAATATGCCGCATCTGCCGGCTTTACGCTCGAATCCGAAAAACGCGTGACGATCAAATCAGGCAAGTCGTTCCTTGTTCAGATCTATCGCAAGCAAGAACATTCATCGCCTGGGCAAGGCTGA
- the ruvB gene encoding Holliday junction branch migration DNA helicase RuvB: protein MRDELLNTPTDPLEEKFEEQIRPSRLEDFSGQQRLTDNLRIFIAAARQRGEALDHVLFSGPPGLGKTTLAHIIASELGGGLKITSGPLLDKPGNLAGLLTSLQKGDVLFIDEIHRLTPAVEEYLYSAMEDFRIDILLDSGPSARSVQLRLEPFTLVGATTRAGLLTSPLRARFGISNRLDYYSAELLQRIIIRTATILGIAIDQQAADEIARRSRGTPRIANRLLKRARDFTQVAQSSVISLELARKTLAALEIDEDGLDDMDKKIILSLLQKFDGGPVGISSLAVSVGEEHDTIEEVYEPYLIQTGFIARTPRGRVATKNAYRKFLGVLPGDDGPLFQKGSS from the coding sequence GTGAGAGATGAATTGCTCAATACTCCAACCGACCCTCTGGAGGAAAAATTTGAGGAGCAGATACGCCCGTCGCGTCTTGAGGACTTTTCCGGCCAGCAGCGCCTGACCGATAACCTCCGGATTTTTATCGCGGCGGCCAGACAACGAGGTGAAGCGCTCGACCATGTGCTGTTTTCAGGACCTCCAGGGCTCGGTAAAACGACGCTTGCTCATATTATCGCATCAGAACTCGGCGGGGGGCTTAAAATTACATCAGGCCCTCTTCTCGACAAGCCGGGCAATCTGGCCGGTCTTCTGACCAGCCTTCAGAAAGGCGATGTGCTCTTTATTGACGAAATACATCGCCTGACACCAGCGGTCGAAGAGTACCTTTATTCGGCCATGGAGGATTTCAGGATCGATATTCTGCTCGACAGCGGACCCTCGGCCCGTTCAGTACAGCTTCGTCTTGAACCCTTTACGCTCGTAGGGGCAACAACGCGTGCCGGTCTTCTGACCTCTCCCCTGAGGGCCCGGTTCGGTATTTCAAACCGTCTCGACTACTATTCGGCAGAGCTGCTGCAGAGGATTATTATCCGCACAGCAACGATCCTCGGTATAGCTATAGATCAGCAGGCAGCCGATGAAATAGCGCGCCGTTCAAGGGGCACCCCCCGTATAGCGAACCGTCTGCTCAAACGGGCAAGGGATTTTACCCAGGTAGCCCAATCCTCCGTCATTTCGCTCGAACTTGCCCGCAAGACCCTTGCCGCCCTGGAAATTGATGAGGACGGGCTGGACGATATGGATAAAAAAATCATCCTCTCTCTCCTGCAGAAGTTTGACGGGGGTCCTGTCGGTATCTCTTCGCTGGCGGTATCGGTCGGTGAGGAGCATGATACGATCGAAGAGGTCTATGAACCCTATCTCATTCAGACCGGTTTTATTGCAAGAACGCCCAGAGGCCGGGTCGCGACGAAAAACGCCTACCGGAAGTTTCTCGGTGTTCTCCCCGGCGATGATGGACCGTTGTTTCAGAAAGGGAGCTCTTAA
- the hprK gene encoding HPr(Ser) kinase/phosphatase: MNLDQKGLKKRSMTVAYFFENISKSLDIKLRRLNEVDEQKRRIFERDLHRPGLALAGFTNLFTYKRVQILGNTETRFLNHLEDDDRKRAFESLIKFKLPCIILTSNNKLEPELLDMATRAGVPVFVTRHSSTKTIYLLTDFLDDQFSQYQQFHGSMVDVYGVGVMLIGNSGLGKSEVALDLVERGHRLVADDAVVINRKGENVLIASGNEIVDHFMEIRGLGVVDVKAIFGIRAIRDKKVVQVVVELLEWNEESDYERLGLDTKTTKILGVDIPLIQLPINPGKNITVIIEVVALNYLLKHYSGYVAAEALEQRIKRVITNESLKKSGKGRTYLAKDYEE, from the coding sequence ATGAATTTGGATCAGAAAGGTCTTAAGAAGCGATCGATGACGGTCGCATATTTTTTTGAAAATATCAGCAAAAGTCTGGATATCAAGCTTCGCCGACTCAACGAGGTTGACGAGCAGAAACGGCGGATTTTCGAGCGCGATCTCCACAGGCCGGGACTTGCTTTGGCGGGATTTACAAACCTGTTTACCTATAAACGGGTCCAGATTCTCGGCAATACAGAAACCCGTTTTCTGAATCATCTTGAAGATGATGACAGAAAACGTGCATTTGAGAGCCTCATCAAGTTCAAGCTTCCCTGTATTATCCTGACGAGCAACAACAAGCTTGAACCTGAACTGCTTGATATGGCTACCCGGGCGGGAGTTCCCGTCTTTGTTACCCGCCACTCATCGACAAAGACCATCTATCTGCTGACCGATTTTCTTGATGATCAGTTTTCACAGTATCAGCAGTTTCACGGTTCCATGGTCGATGTCTATGGCGTTGGTGTCATGCTTATCGGCAACAGTGGCCTTGGAAAATCGGAAGTTGCACTTGACCTCGTCGAGCGCGGTCACCGTCTTGTGGCTGACGATGCTGTCGTCATTAATCGTAAAGGGGAAAATGTTCTGATCGCTTCCGGCAATGAGATCGTTGATCATTTCATGGAAATCCGGGGTCTCGGCGTGGTGGATGTGAAAGCAATATTCGGTATCAGGGCAATCAGGGACAAGAAAGTCGTCCAGGTTGTCGTTGAGCTCCTTGAGTGGAATGAGGAAAGCGATTACGAACGGCTCGGCCTGGATACCAAGACAACCAAAATTCTCGGTGTCGATATTCCGCTCATTCAACTGCCGATCAATCCCGGAAAAAATATTACCGTGATCATCGAGGTTGTAGCGCTCAACTATCTGTTGAAGCACTATTCCGGATATGTGGCTGCTGAAGCGCTTGAGCAGCGTATCAAAAGGGTTATCACCAACGAGTCATTGAAGAAGAGCGGTAAGGGAAGAACCTATTTAGCAAAGGATTATGAGGAGTAG
- a CDS encoding tyrosine-type recombinase/integrase has protein sequence MQHVEEFKPAENNESQYPFLKGFLDYVTLERHFSRHTREAYRTDICQFYTFIRYQHTLADKDPIDPASISVLDVRLFMGELLEKGLQPKSIARKLAAVKSFYNYLLETGAVKVSVPSQVITPRFSKPVPGFLSERETEKLFDELLSLPAPGEALGAVRAGDGGFTYARDRALLEVLYGCGLRISEVIGLQYENVNLQDSLLRVSGKGGKQRIVPLGGPARTALRNYFEVRRNFFRMKNEESPDASYVFVTKKGRRIYPVLVQRVTRKYLSAVTEIKYKNPHVLRHSFATHMLNSGADLKSVSEMLGHTNLTTTEIYTHVTFGRIKEVYLKAHPKA, from the coding sequence ATGCAGCATGTGGAGGAGTTTAAGCCAGCAGAAAACAACGAATCACAGTACCCCTTTCTGAAGGGATTTCTGGACTATGTGACGCTCGAACGTCACTTTTCGCGTCACACCCGAGAGGCCTATCGTACCGATATTTGTCAGTTTTACACGTTTATCCGTTATCAGCATACTCTTGCCGACAAGGATCCGATCGATCCTGCGTCGATCAGTGTGCTCGACGTACGACTGTTTATGGGTGAGCTGCTTGAAAAGGGTCTTCAGCCAAAATCAATTGCACGCAAGCTTGCTGCAGTTAAAAGCTTCTACAATTATCTTCTTGAAACCGGTGCTGTCAAAGTTTCGGTTCCCTCACAGGTGATCACTCCCCGTTTCAGTAAACCGGTTCCCGGATTTCTCAGCGAGCGTGAGACAGAGAAACTCTTTGACGAACTGCTTTCGCTGCCTGCTCCAGGTGAGGCTTTGGGAGCCGTTAGGGCAGGGGATGGCGGCTTTACCTATGCGCGTGACAGGGCTCTTCTGGAAGTGCTCTATGGTTGCGGTCTGCGCATTTCGGAAGTCATAGGTCTTCAATATGAGAACGTCAATCTGCAGGACAGCCTGCTTCGTGTTTCCGGTAAAGGGGGAAAACAGCGTATTGTACCGCTTGGCGGCCCTGCGCGCACGGCATTGAGAAATTATTTTGAAGTCAGACGAAACTTCTTTAGAATGAAAAATGAAGAGTCGCCTGATGCGTCCTATGTGTTTGTAACGAAAAAAGGTAGGCGTATTTATCCGGTTCTTGTTCAGAGAGTTACCAGAAAATATCTTTCAGCAGTGACAGAAATCAAGTACAAGAACCCTCATGTCCTTCGCCACAGTTTTGCCACACATATGCTCAACAGCGGAGCTGACCTGAAAAGTGTCAGTGAAATGCTGGGGCATACCAACCTTACGACGACCGAAATTTATACCCACGTAACGTTTGGCAGAATTAAAGAAGTTTACCTGAAAGCTCATCCGAAAGCCTGA
- the queF gene encoding preQ(1) synthase produces MKKELLEVFDNQFPDRDYTIEIVNPEFTSVCPKTGLPDFGTITLRYVPDKVCIELKSLKYYYLEFRNAGIFYENITNTILDHMISALHPRTLTVTTEWKARGGITETVTASYSSADKA; encoded by the coding sequence ATGAAAAAAGAACTGCTCGAAGTATTTGACAACCAGTTCCCTGACAGGGACTACACTATAGAAATTGTCAATCCCGAATTCACCTCCGTCTGCCCTAAAACCGGGTTACCTGATTTCGGCACCATTACGCTGCGCTACGTTCCCGACAAGGTGTGTATCGAACTCAAGTCACTCAAATACTATTACCTGGAATTCCGGAATGCCGGCATCTTTTATGAAAATATCACCAATACCATTCTTGACCATATGATCAGCGCCCTTCATCCCCGCACGCTTACAGTCACAACAGAATGGAAAGCCCGTGGAGGAATCACCGAAACGGTAACGGCATCATACTCCTCTGCCGACAAAGCCTGA
- the hpf gene encoding ribosome hibernation-promoting factor, HPF/YfiA family, translated as MTKAVEVNEAVNVQVTLRHTHNHHEIEQYARDAVQSLDKLFSGIINSHVILDHQNNDYENNKLAEVTVHVPQQVLVAKEAGATYEQAIDSCVDIVGRQLKKYKEKLQAHK; from the coding sequence ATGACCAAAGCAGTAGAAGTCAACGAAGCGGTAAATGTTCAGGTCACCTTGAGACATACCCATAATCATCATGAAATAGAGCAGTATGCACGTGATGCGGTTCAGTCACTTGACAAGCTCTTTTCCGGCATTATTAACAGTCATGTCATTCTGGACCATCAGAATAATGACTATGAGAATAATAAACTTGCAGAAGTGACTGTTCATGTGCCTCAACAGGTTCTTGTGGCTAAAGAGGCAGGAGCGACCTATGAACAGGCTATTGACAGTTGTGTGGATATCGTAGGCAGACAACTCAAAAAATACAAAGAAAAACTTCAGGCTCATAAGTGA
- a CDS encoding peptide-binding protein, with the protein MRSRTLFSLIPALLVAFLPVLSGCSSGGNRAKASADSTLVISMLGDANYLNPVIGASVTSGNVYGLIYPGLIQSDFDTTTGLLNFIAVEKSLLPLTNSGLKDQKRSAIARSWSMADDNLSITYTLRDDITWNDGTPLTAHDFRFSYELYGNPVIASPRQQYLAELVGADKGAIDFDRAIVVPDDTTLVFHFYKPVSERLALFHTSLTPVPKHIWEAVPPAEFRQSGLNQTPLGAGPYTLTSWQKQQQILLESNPLCRLPKPGNIKRIMFRIVPDYTVRLTQLQTGVVDVVENIKPEDFSGLESASADIDIKSVGLRVYDYVGWSNIDQEAYHRDGSLLPHPLFGSADVRRALTLAIDRQSIIDGYLGPYGVICSSDISPSIRWAYNNDVRPYGYDPNEAVRLLEQEGWVPGPDGIRQKDGRKFSFALYTNAGNSRRNFASVIIQQNLREIGIECRLEVQESNVFFENLRLRKLDAWMAGWSIGLEIDPLDGWGSDLEKSRFNFTGYRNSRIDELCMLAKEELDPVDARPYWMEYQEILHRDQPTTFLYWIKETQGFNRRVEGEEVNILSTFYNIDDWTLNPSATVSQ; encoded by the coding sequence ATGAGGAGTAGAACACTGTTTTCGTTGATACCGGCGCTGCTGGTGGCGTTCTTGCCGGTCCTGTCAGGCTGTTCATCGGGAGGGAATCGGGCGAAAGCCTCTGCTGATTCGACACTGGTGATCTCGATGCTTGGGGATGCCAACTATCTCAACCCCGTCATTGGCGCTTCGGTAACGTCCGGCAACGTCTACGGCCTGATCTATCCCGGTCTGATACAGAGCGATTTCGATACCACTACCGGTCTGTTGAATTTTATTGCCGTCGAAAAAAGTCTCCTTCCTCTGACCAATTCCGGATTGAAGGATCAAAAGCGTTCTGCAATAGCCAGGTCATGGTCCATGGCCGACGACAACCTTTCGATCACCTATACGCTTCGTGACGATATTACCTGGAATGACGGAACACCTCTCACTGCTCATGATTTCAGGTTTTCCTATGAACTCTATGGCAACCCTGTCATTGCCAGTCCCCGTCAGCAGTACCTTGCCGAGCTGGTTGGTGCCGATAAGGGAGCGATAGATTTTGACAGGGCCATTGTCGTCCCCGACGATACAACACTGGTGTTTCATTTTTACAAACCGGTTTCCGAACGCCTGGCACTGTTTCATACTTCGCTGACACCGGTACCCAAGCATATCTGGGAGGCGGTGCCTCCTGCAGAGTTTCGCCAGTCAGGTCTCAATCAGACCCCTCTGGGCGCCGGACCCTACACCTTGACATCGTGGCAGAAACAGCAGCAGATCCTTCTGGAATCAAATCCGCTTTGTCGGCTTCCCAAGCCCGGTAACATCAAGCGAATCATGTTTCGCATCGTTCCTGATTATACCGTTCGTCTGACGCAGCTTCAGACAGGGGTTGTCGACGTTGTCGAAAATATCAAACCCGAGGATTTCAGCGGCCTGGAATCAGCTTCGGCCGACATCGACATCAAGTCTGTCGGGCTGAGAGTCTATGACTATGTCGGGTGGTCCAACATCGATCAGGAAGCCTATCACCGGGACGGATCGCTTCTGCCTCATCCGCTGTTCGGTTCGGCAGACGTCCGTCGCGCTCTTACGCTGGCAATCGATCGCCAGAGTATCATCGACGGCTACCTTGGCCCATACGGGGTCATCTGCAGTTCAGATATCTCTCCATCCATACGATGGGCATACAACAACGACGTCAGGCCCTACGGGTACGATCCCAATGAGGCCGTGCGCCTTCTTGAGCAGGAGGGCTGGGTTCCCGGCCCTGACGGCATCCGTCAGAAAGACGGCAGGAAGTTCAGTTTTGCCCTCTATACCAACGCAGGTAACTCCAGGAGAAATTTCGCCAGCGTTATTATTCAGCAGAACCTTCGTGAAATAGGTATTGAGTGCCGTCTTGAGGTTCAGGAGTCAAATGTGTTTTTTGAAAATCTCCGTCTGAGAAAGCTCGATGCCTGGATGGCAGGATGGTCGATAGGGCTCGAAATCGACCCGCTCGACGGATGGGGATCGGATCTTGAAAAGAGCCGCTTCAATTTCACCGGTTATCGCAATTCCCGTATCGACGAACTCTGCATGCTGGCCAAAGAGGAGCTTGACCCGGTTGACGCCAGGCCCTACTGGATGGAGTATCAGGAAATTCTCCATAGGGACCAGCCGACCACTTTTCTTTACTGGATCAAAGAAACGCAGGGTTTTAACCGCCGCGTCGAGGGAGAAGAGGTCAACATTCTGAGCACCTTCTATAATATCGATGACTGGACATTGAATCCGTCCGCAACCGTTTCGCAATAA